The following nucleotide sequence is from Anaerococcus sp. Marseille-Q7828.
TTGGATTTCCCTAAATCTCACTAGGCCCTTATAGGTATGGAGTTCGTGGTTGAAATTTCTTAGTTTTTGTCTAAATCTTACAGCGGCTTTTTTGGATGATCCCAGGTAGATTCTGCCATATAACAGGCAGGATTTGACTGTGATAGCTATGGTTTCCTCTTTCGTGTCATCTTTTGACTTAAAGACCTTGTAAACATCGGTTAGGAATTCATCTCCTATATTATCTTTTATAGACCTGATGACTCTTTGAGCTTCTATTAGATTTGTTTCTACAAATTCACTTTGAAGAAAGTTTACTTGGTCACTTTCCTTTGATATCTCACACTTGCCAATTTCCTTATATTTTTCAAATATTACAGTCATTAAGCCGTCAAAGGTCCCATCGTAATTGTAAATCATGGAAGCTGCCTATCAAACATTGATAATTGCTGGTAATTTGAATTATCTGGTGCACTCATCATATCCCTAAGGGTCTTTTTATTTTTAAAACGTAGACCTCTATAGACTCCATTTACTAAGATAAAATGCTGGGCACGTTTGGTTGAAATTTTCATCTGCCTTAGGTTATCATAGGATATTCTGTGGAATTTGCGAGCAGCAATTATCCTATTAGCATAGGTTCTACCAAAACCAGGAACTTTCATCAACTGGTCATAATTTGCCGTATTTATCTCTATGGGGAATCTTTCTATATTGTTTATAGCCCAATTAGTTTTGGGATCTATTCTTAAATCCAAGTTCGAATCTACATCAGATAATATATCATCAGCGGAGAACTTATATCCACGCATGAGAAAGTCAGCTTGGTAGAGCCTATGTTCTCGCAAGAGTGGAGCCTTATCAATTCCTTGGGTCCATTTTGATTTGACCACCGGTACAAAACCCGAATAATAGACTCTCTTTAAAGCATAATTATTGTATAAATTCTCACTAGCTTTGATGATTTCATAATCACTTTCCCTATTTGCTCCTATTATCATTTGAGTAGTCTGTCCTGCAGGAAGAAACTTAGGTGTGTGATGAAATTTCATCCTATCTGCTCCATAAACCATTAGTTCATTTTTTACATCAGCCATTGGGCGGGTAATGTCTGCTATTTTCTTTTCTGGTGCAAGTTCAGATAGGGCTTTTTGAGTTGGGAGCTCTATATTTATAGACATCCTATCGACAAGTAGACCCATTCTTCTAATCAAATCATAGCTTGCCCCAGGAATTGCCTTCATGTGAATGTAGCCATTGAAATTGTAGGTATTTCTCAGCAAATCAGCAACTCTTATCAAGAGTTCCATTGTATGGTCTGGATTTCTGATTATGCCAGATGAGAGAAACAAACCTTCTATATAATTCCTACGGTAGAAGTTCATTGTAAGATTTGCCACTTCTTCTGGGCTAAAAGTAGCTCTTCTAGTTTCATTGTCCCTACGATTTATGCAATATTCGCAATTGTATATACAGGAATTTGTCATAAGAATTTTGAGCAAGGAAATACATCTACCATCTTCAGACCACGAATGGCATATGCCACCCATTGACCCATTACCTAGACCTTTATTATGATTTTTCCTATTAGATCCGCTAGATGAGCAAGACACATCATACTTGGCTGCATCAGCTAGAATCTCAAGTTTCTCTCTCAAATCCATAAAATATTTTCCCCTAATCTTATATAATTTCAAAGATCTTTTCTAGTAAATTAACTATACTTTACCAGTCATTAATTGTCTAGCGATTATCTGTAATTATCATTTAATTTCACTTGCACAAATAAGTTGTTAATTATTTTTGCAATCGGGTATAAAAAGTAGAAATAAAAGGAGGTTTTATGAATAAAAAGAAATTACAAAAGACCTTGTTAGCCCTACTAGCAATCCTTACTTTTGCTGCTTGTTCAAAAGATTCAGAGAAATCTGCCGATACTTCTACAGAAATTGTAAGTGAGAATAATGATGAAAATTCAAATGAAACAAATAAAGAAACTAATACAAATGATGATGAAGAAAAAGAAGATACAGCCGATGGCGTCAATATGATTGATGATGGGACTTACACTTCTAGTCTCGAACCAGGTAGGAATGGAGAAAGAGAAGCTGACGGGTCTTGGGCCAATGTTTATGACATAGCTATAGATAGTAATAAACTAATTGTTAAGGGAAGCTTGGACTTTTTCCCAGATGATGATACCAGCAGCGAGGCAAAGCCTTTAGAAAATCAGGTTAATGTCTTTAAAATAGACGATGCCACTCAGTTTACAACACAAAGTAATGCAAGTTCCGAGACAAATACTCATTCCCAAGAAGAATTCTTAAATATGTACGATGAAACTAAGGACCAACAACTTGCTTTATTTGTACAAGTTGCCAATGGAACTGTGATGGAAGTTCACATGGGATTGAAATAAAACAATTACAGAAAAAGGAGAAAATAATGAAAAAGAAAATATTAATGACTGCAGTTCTAGCAATTGCCCTAGCTAGTTGTGGCAATGTAACAGAAGCAGAACCTACAAGCGAAGACAATCAAACAAGTGTAGAAACAGAAGAAAAAGCCCCTGAAGTGGCAGAAAACGAAGCTATGGCAGATAGTGAAAAACCAGAAGAAAATATAGAAGAAGATACCAATGATGAAGCTAGTGATGATTCAAAAGAAGAATCAGATC
It contains:
- a CDS encoding TIGR03915 family putative DNA repair protein: MIYNYDGTFDGLMTVIFEKYKEIGKCEISKESDQVNFLQSEFVETNLIEAQRVIRSIKDNIGDEFLTDVYKVFKSKDDTKEETIAITVKSCLLYGRIYLGSSKKAAVRFRQKLRNFNHELHTYKGLVRFREIQDNYLLGEIEPENDILEHLTPHFLSRMPNEKFIIYDKNRKKASLCEKESWEIVEILEMNGVDSKEEEIFKDAWQGFYKAIGIEERKNHKLMASNMPKKYWKYLPEKQGK
- a CDS encoding putative DNA modification/repair radical SAM protein encodes the protein MDLREKLEILADAAKYDVSCSSSGSNRKNHNKGLGNGSMGGICHSWSEDGRCISLLKILMTNSCIYNCEYCINRRDNETRRATFSPEEVANLTMNFYRRNYIEGLFLSSGIIRNPDHTMELLIRVADLLRNTYNFNGYIHMKAIPGASYDLIRRMGLLVDRMSINIELPTQKALSELAPEKKIADITRPMADVKNELMVYGADRMKFHHTPKFLPAGQTTQMIIGANRESDYEIIKASENLYNNYALKRVYYSGFVPVVKSKWTQGIDKAPLLREHRLYQADFLMRGYKFSADDILSDVDSNLDLRIDPKTNWAINNIERFPIEINTANYDQLMKVPGFGRTYANRIIAARKFHRISYDNLRQMKISTKRAQHFILVNGVYRGLRFKNKKTLRDMMSAPDNSNYQQLSMFDRQLP